The proteins below are encoded in one region of Mangifera indica cultivar Alphonso chromosome 7, CATAS_Mindica_2.1, whole genome shotgun sequence:
- the LOC123221576 gene encoding polygalacturonase-like, giving the protein MFIPRGRYLIRAVEFRGPCMNRITVQINGTIVAPSDHGRALRNLKNWILFRKVDNLNIHGGRLDAKVTRESGQIYCQVGARAAPSIPEMTVYQSVQVPGTCSSATSTVAPGHGVSIGSLARSFKEDGVENVRLTDAVFTASEFESSHGEGLALVL; this is encoded by the exons ATGTTTATCCCTAGAGGAAGGTATTTGATCAGGGCAGTGGAGTTTAGAGGACCATGCATGAATAGAATTACAGTTCAGATAAATGGAACCATTGTAGCTCCTTCAGATCACGGCCGTGCGCTCAGAAACTTGAAGAATTGGATTTTGTTTAGAAAAGTTGATAATCTTAATATCCACGGTGGCCGGCTTGATGCCAAGGTTACCAGGGAATCTGGACAGATATATTGCCAAGTTGGTGCTAGA GCAGCACCTTCCATACCGGAGATGACTGTATATCAATCGGTCCAGGTACCAGGAACTTGCTCATCAGCAACATCAACTGTGGCCCCTGGACATGGTGTAAG CATTGGCAGTCTTGCAAGGAGCTTCAAAGAAGATGGAGTCGAAAACGTGAGACTGACAGATGCAGTTTTCACAGCCTCGGAGTTCGAATCAAGTCATGGGGAAGGCCTAGCACTGGTTTTGTGA
- the LOC123221807 gene encoding F-box protein At5g49610 has translation MSPFPDEVLLQILARLPVKSLFRTKTVCKLWYRLASDKYFVQLYNEVSSKNPMLLVEISDSTELNSSLICVDNLRGVSEFSLDFLHDRVKVRASCNGLLCCSSVPDKGVYYVCNPMTRELKLLPKSRERPVTRFHPDGEATLIGLACDLTMNKFSVVLAGYHRTFGHRPDGTFICLVYDSELNKWRKFVSFQDDQFSHMNRNQVVFVNGALHWLTGSSCILALDLDCDVWRKITLPDEVCYGSGNRFYLLESDGCLSVIQISDVWMKTWVLRDYYREKWHTVDRVSLRCIRGMIPSIFPISQTDEYVFLASHKQVLVYHRKSRLWKEMYSVKNNSTFPLWFLAHAFRSTIFSV, from the coding sequence ATGAGTCCTTTTCCCGATGAAGTTTTACTACAAATTCTTGCGAGATTGCCAGTTAAGTCCCTTTTTAGGACAAAAACAGTGTGCAAACTTTGGTATCGATTAGCTTCTGACAAGTATTTTGTTCAACTGTACAATGAAGTGTCTTCCAAGAATCCAATGTTATTAGTTGAGATCTCAGATTCAACTGAATTAAATTCTAGTCTTATATGTGTTGATAATTTAAGGGGCGTCTCTGAATTTTCCTTGGATTTTTTACATGATAGAGTTAAGGTCAGAGCTTCATGTAATGGCTTGTTGTGTTGCTCTAGTGTCCCTGATAAGGGTGTTTATTATGTATGCAATCCTATGACTAGAGAGTTGAAGTTGCTCCCCAAGAGTAGAGAAAGGCCTGTGACTCGATTTCATCCAGATGGTGAGGCCACTTTGATTGGTTTAGCTTGTGATTTAACTATGAATAAGTTTAGTGTTGTGTTAGCTGGTTATCACCGAACGTTTGGTCATAGACCTGATGGGACTTTCATATGTTTGGTTTATGATTCTGAATTGAATAAATGGAGAAAGTTTGTTTCATTTCAAGATGACCAATTTAGTCACATGAACAGAAATCAGGTTGTGTTTGTGAATGGTGCTCTTCATTGGTTGACTGGTAGTTCTTGTATACTTGCACTTGATTTGGATTGTGATGTTTGGAGGAAGATTACATTGCCGGACGAGGTCTGTTATGGGTCTGGGAATAGGTTTTATTTGTTGGAATCAGATGGATGCTTGTCTGTGATTCAAATTTCTGATGTGTGGATGAAAACTTGGGTGTTGAGGGATTACTACAGAGAAAAATGGCATACAGTTGATAGGGTGAGTCTTAGGTGTATAAGGGGAATGATTCCAAGCATTTTTCCAATTAGTCAAACTGATGAATATGTCTTCTTAGCATCTCATAAGCAGGTATTAGTGTATCATCGGAAGAGCAGATTGTGGAAAGAGATGTATTCTGTCAAGAACAACTCTACCTTCCCATTGTGGTTCTTGGCACATGCATTCCGGAGTACAATTTTCTCTGTGTAA